TCCTAAAAATTCTACACTGTATGTCCGTACTATTTACTCGTGCGTAATTGCTTCATACCGTTCTGATTTTCCTTTCGAAGATTTTTTACCGTGGCCAGGATGATGCTTCGATTCTATAGACCAGATTATCTTCTTATCGTGATGATTATCCCTCCAATCGTTCTCCCGCAATGTGATGAGTATAGAAGGATCAATAAGTTTCTAAAATACATTGTCAATAGATTACCAATCTCAAATCTCTTGAAGGTAATAGTTCTCAGTGAGAGCTGACTCTAGAGGAATATACACTTTACAACTCTAAGTGTAGGACAGTAATCAGTCCTGCGTaggaaaaaatctcgaaagaaaagcaagaacAATGGACTGACTCTTATCTTTCTAGCGGAACTTAAACTGTATTCCTGAACTGCAAAAGTATTTGATTGAGGAATAAGTCgtgagctttttttcaagcttAAAGGAGCAAAtagaaaatgtaaatgtatTTGCAAAATGTAGATGTATTGCTCTTATACGTCCTTTGATAACGAATCTCCCGCTAAATAGAAATACaggatatttctatttttttacgattaAAAAATGTCGCGAGTAGCATTTCGTTGCTTGTCTCTATCTtatgtcagaaaaaaagagagtatTCTTACGGTCATTCTGCAAGGAGTAGAATCTAATTTCATCTAACGCGAAATTACTTCCTGACACTTCAGCAACTTATGTCCAAATCGCAGTTCGTCATCTCCGTCTTTCCTGAATTGTACATGATAAGGCAAAAGAGGTGACCAGGTGCGCATACGAATTGTTGCGCAAGTCTCTTTTGTAGTGATGCTTTTGCGTATAAATTGTGAGGTCCGTAGTTAGTGGTTATCTGTTCTGTATCCCATTAACGATTTCTTGACCTCGGGTGATTTTAATGGTACATCGacttttgctactttttttttaaaaagaaaggtCTAAAATTGCCTACATACAGAAGCCTATCTGCACTCTGTCGTGTAAAAGTTTtatctcctttctttcttggaaaACCGGTAAAAAGCCGTCTCTCCACTGTTACGCacataaaaaatattcaaagaaaaatgtctgATCTGATATGTTTTCAGGAATAAGAATAGTTTTATTTTGCCTAGAAAAAGGTATGTGGAATACAGAACATCTGGAAAACCGATGAATGAATCAGTTATCTGGTTAGGAAAGGGCTTGGAAGACACCCTGTACATAGTTTGCGCACCTCAACCACCTGGTGCAGTATTTGACCCATCAAAGCGAGCTAGACAACTATCTAGCAAGAAGGCATCCCTCATCGCGAGTAATTTTCGGGTAACGTAGCGCTTTGCAGCGTTTTAGTCATCGCAGTACGAGATTTAAGATCCAGAGCTCAACACCACAATTGATTCCTTCGAGCTGACGCACCCTATGGCTACCTAAAACTGTGGAGTCACCTGATTTCCTTTTCCTATCAAAGTCGTCCTTTACTCGAACTCAGCAGTCCAGCAGTCTCGTTCTCGTCGCACATTCCTATCAGAAAATCAGCTAAACAACACATGGACTCATACTATCACCATTCTTGGCATTCGAACAAACTGGTGCAAATACGGCCAGGTAGGAGATTGAGATTTTCCCTATGATTACAAGAGAAGGTTCTACAATCGCTCCAAATCCTTCAAGATGAATAAAAGGGGCTAACTTAATCGGAAAcaaaagatgcaaaaaaactgtttttttcataacacCCTATATAATCGCTCCACCGAACTGTAGATTTTGTCTGGATAATGAGAAAATGACGGTTCAAAAATGGCTTTGCACTTGAGCGAAAAACTTTATTGCAGATCTCCACCTACAATGTAGAAAATACGAGCTCACTTGCAGTTTATTCGATTTCCTCTAAGCAGTGAAGGGACGAATTATTCGGAGAGATCACTGTGTTTGAGCAATGGAGCGCCTAGatggcaaaaggaaatcacgtATCTACACGGCATTAGGTGGCGGTTGACTTTAGGTGCGGTGTCAAAACGTAGCCAATTTTGACGTTAAGATCACGGTCTTGGCGCTGTTTAGCTGCGCTAATCACTTCACGATGGGCAATTAGAAGCGGTATTAAATATTCTTCCTAATCCTAACGTATGATTTGCATTTCTGCTTTTAACTACGGGATCAGAAAGTAGAATTAagactttctttgtttggcGGACAAAGAGGTTATCTTGGTAGATCAATCGGCGTTCTAAAATCCTCGTTAGAACAATAGCCGTTCCCATGCCATTTATCAGGACCATTAGGGGGAGTTGAACGCTGCCACACTCACTCATACTCGTGAGTTACACCCCGACCTCTAACTTTTCCCACAGGTTTCCCTattacgtcagtttcgtgcctttaaacatttgtcttttcaggctctgaaggaAGTGAACTCGTCGAAATGTTAGCAAAGTACTGGCACAACTCAAAACAACAAATGGTGACTATATACTGCTTTGTTTGAAtaactttttttggtgttttttgaGGAACTTTCGAAAGATGTAAAGTAATTAGGAGAGATATCTCCTGTGATAAATCAGAGAGAGGTGAACTGGTCTTCAACTTCAAGGTAAGTTATTACTATTACGTCGGGAAAAGTTTTTTAATCTCAAAATGGTTTAAAAACTTTACTCTCTACATAATTACTGTTCTAattctttctattattttttaaatatcataTTCACTATTCAAAAGCATGCACAAAAATTTCCAGCTGTACCACATTCTTGtaaaatatatgtaaattTGTCATATGTTAGAATGATAAGTCTTAACTGCCTTGACGTGGCCATAATTTTGCAGATTTCTCTACTCTGAATCTGGAGAGATTAGAACAGTGAAATTCGGATCTGAATTCACTTTCTAATTTTCCTGATCGCCCTGGATAATTAAGGTGGAGAGCCCAGTAGACAAAACGGagcgttttttaaaatcattttccttCCCTTTCATCGCGATGAAAAAGCTGTTGAAGCTGAAATTCGTGAGGTGTATGGTTACGAAGCAATGCTCCGAAATGTTCGTTAATAATCaaacttaaaaaaaggaattttcgaTTTCAAAGATGGAACAGACACCGATCCATACATTCTCACTAGTtgaggaaatttctttttctttcttcttaccCCACTCCATTCTATTCTATACTCTAGactccattttcttctcacttcTTAGTTCGTTTTCctaatcaaaataaattttccatcGGTACAAGTGAATCACCTTGCcaatactttttatttgtgtgtacattttaaaatttaaaaatagttcATGAATTATTCCTCAACCAAGTATTTCCAATCACTATGTTATGTCATATTCCcttcccctcccccctcccctccaGAGCCTATCTACCCGGAGGCcaagaggaggtgattccgaaGCGTGCATCATAGCATGGACATGCTGTCtattgaatagaaaagaatttaCTGCCGTTCAAATGGAAGTGAAGTTTTCCTAGAATATGGCATCTATAATACATCACGTCATCTACATAATTGTTCCACTCCACTGCTTCCCAAGAAATGGGAAGTATGTCTACTTGAAAGTAATGGATAAAAACCCTTCGTTTCATTTATGGCATGCTGTAAGTGAGGTAAAGGTGCATAAGGTTATAAAAAAGTCTGCAAACGTTTCAAGATTGTACATGTGATAAATGGAGGGGTGCAAAAGGAAGGGAAACAATGTAAGTCaatatttctgcaaatttccaGTATTATAGTAATATAAGTGTaatattatgagaaaaataaagtggcGCTGATCAGTCTCTTCGGgaatgcaccaacgcgttctTATTTAACTCAAAATTCAGGTTCCAGGTTTATGAATGGGTCTGTGACCCATAGAGTGATATGATACGTAATGGCTAACTGATGTAGTAAATAGGTGTTTTTCTTACAGACACGTCTTACACCAATTTATTCGATTCGGAGGATTAAAAGGATCGGTCGGTTCGGGCGCAGTTTCAAACCAAAGACGTTTTATTCGCAGCCGAACCCTTGACCCACTGCGCTGCACTCGCAATATAATatgaaatcaatattttttaaactcaaaaTACTTTTATGCAAAGCACAGCGTTAAGAGATAATCACTGCGTCCTGAACTGATAGATGAAGAGTCAGAAGGGATTGATCACAtggaaagctttttttctagtaaagtTTTCTTTCGTTAAAATTTTGATTAGAGATGGTCATTGACGTGAaaagtcttcaaaaaagaCACCAGATGTTCTCTATCATTCAAATACTCACTGTCGCATTTCTCTTAATGTCGGCTTCTCCAGAGAACGATGAATTCCTTGATTCATGTTCTGAATCAAACGGATTCGTAGAGTTAAAAGCAACAGGTACAAGTACAATAGGACGAGCAGCAGCTTGCGGGATTGGTATGAGCAGCCACAAAAGCATTCAACATCAGAAATGCctgaaaagtttgtttttttcttcttcttctccaaatAATAAGAATGCAACAATGAAACAGATGTTTGCATAGAATAACTACAgataaaagaagtgaaaattgcTATTGACTGACGAAAATCGTATTTCCTACATTATTGATGGAGATGTGCAAAGAAGTTTTCCGCTCGAATGCAaaggaattttcaaagaatgacGGAAGTGCGCTTCAATATTACGACAATacaaaaaatcatcaatttATACACAATTTAGTTGAGTTCTAAGTTCGAAAGAGTTCCACGTACTATATTTAGTCgtgtaatgtttttttttcgtttttctcggGAAATAAAAGAAGCTTCAACAAAATGGGGAAATGAAGGAACCGAAATCCTTTTtgtaaagaaggaaaaaatacagtaatgaCAACAGAATTCAGTAAGGGCTTGAGGTTGGAAAATAAGTGGGAGAGAATACTGGCTACATCGATAGTTAATCAAGTGCTGATGCCTCTGCAAGTCCAGCAGAAGGGTTAACACGcgattaaaagcagcatacaaCGAAGTTTGtgattcgtttttttcgtttatcaaAGCGAATCTCATTATTCGGCGAACACTGCTTAGAATTTCATGATGTCGCTGCACTAGAGATGttgatttaagaaaaaaagttatgttaAAATTAGGAACTTGATTCAACAggtttcttttgcttcttcaCGCACAATTTTCGTTATAATTACTGTAATTATTGATGtctttataattattataattattggTTTTGGCTAAAATTACTTGAATTAGTTAATCGACAAATTGGCATTACTGTTTGACGTGTGTTTCTATTTCGTATCATCACTGAGCTGTATGCAGCCCGGTACTCACCCATTCCCCATCCTAGAGATTTGACATTTCGAGTGAATTGTCCATCGAGACCGAGACTCCTCACATTCCTCACTCTTGGCATTGCTCAGCAGATCAGcgtaacgaaaaaaaggattgtTCGTTTAAAAATTCCACGCTCCTTCTAGCTTTTGACCTCTTAGGTTGTGGATTTTGGCGGTCTAGACAGGATAGTgctacaagctcatctaccacggcacatcaaatcgcaatggcgttggtatcatattgaacgagtcgtttagaaacagcgtcacagcagtggatcgactatcggatcgcctgatggctgtaaaagtagacacaggagaagtggaattgcgagtcgtcgctgcttatgcgccacaggtgggctgtagtgaagaagagaaggcgtacttttgggaagatctggagcagtacgtccaatctcTGTaaggcgaagaagtacttctaatcggaggagacttcaacggacatgtcggttctcggaaagacgggttcgggagttgtcatggtggatacggttATGGAGCTCgtacgacgggttgcgaatcctggagtatgctgttgcaagtgacttgatcattgctaacatgCAGTaccggaaaagaaaatcgcatttgatcacgtacaccagcggcggtcgtgaaacacaaatagatttctggatgttacgccgacgagatcgccgacttctgcaggattcaaatgacatccctacagaccataTCGCTGCTCTACTCCATCTGCTCGTtgtggacttgaaaatctcccgtccaaggaagagacatccaaggacagaaacacagcgcatcaaatggtggaatctgaagagAGGTAGTTTTCGCGTCCGCGGCTTTATCTACACTTCCTCACAcaactcgtagtgtggaggaaatatggtcgtctacttccagcgttatacgcttgaccgcggagaacactctgggaaagacgactctaggtaagcccaaagtacaaaaggctacgtggttttggaatgagcaagttcaggcggcaactcgtgagaagaagtccaagtataagctctggtggagggcacgtcagcctgaagatcggggtgctcACCTAGCGGCGAaaagggaggctaagaaggcagtctccaaggcgaagtcggaccgctacaaggctgtgtacgacatgcttgataccagagaaggcgagcgggcagtgtatcgtttagtcagagtacaacatcgctcaacgttggatatggaacacaccaagatcgttaagggagctgatggagccgttctgcgccgcccTGGTCAGATcttggagaggtggcgagagtactacaatcacttgtgtaacaaAGAGTtgtgtcatcctcccatcccaactgttcccagcgtcgagggtcctgttctaccaattactgtcGTCGAAGTCaatgctgccctcgcaaaaatgaagtcgaacaaggcaaccggtcctgatgacatgctgatgtctggaagctgctaggagatcgagggtccgtgtggctcgcaactctatttaacaagatcgttgcagaaggacggactccagacgtctggcaaacttccgtgaccgtgcctgtctggaaactGAAATAAGACATTGATGACTGCACTTTGTACAGGtctatacgactgctgtgccatacgatgaaggttttagagcgtgtcctggaggctcgtctgaggaaaattgttagcgtttcactcaaccagtgcggttttgtgaaggactgcagcactatagatgctatccatgctgtccgaatccttctggagaaacatcgagagaagaaccgcagtgtgcatcttgcttttttcgatctcgagaaagctttcgaccgtgtcccacatgagctgttgtggatgtccatgaggtcgcatagagtaccagaagagtatgtgcggtggacgaagctgctttatgcgaagcctaccagcgttgtacgaggtgctgctggaacaaacAGGGCATTCTCTGTACAGGtaggttcatcagggttcatccctctcacccctgctgttcatactgtgcatggacacgataacgaaggaaatccagaagcagcatccgtggactctactctttccCGAcaatgtcatgctcgcgtcggagtctcgagatgatcttcagaaacaagtacagtcttggaaggatcgaCTGCAGCGACATGGATTGCagcacatcaaaaactgagtacatgaagtgcggaccaaggatagaggatggttcaattcgtgtcgatggcaccgaattaaacaaggtgaactgtttcaagtaccttggatcaaaagtgacttccacaggcgacattgatcaagaaggtcgagcacgtgttaatgcggcatggatgaaatggaaaatggcaacaggagtactgtgcgacaagaaagtccctgtttgactgaagtcgaagatctacagggtggttgtgcgtcctgttgccctttacggatgcgagtgctggccgacgacgaaagccttggaaagactGTTACACGCTacggagatgcggatgttaaggtggacaataggtgtaacgctaaaagagaaagtatccaacgacactgtgcgcccccatcttcggcgtcgtcccgataactgagaagatgaggGAGGCtcgactgagatggttcggtcacgtcttgcggcgagaggaagattctgtggcCAGAACCgcactgaagctcgacgtttcaggagtcaggccgcgtgggaggccaaagattcgctggttagaccgtgtgaagctggatatgatagatgcgcgtttgtgtacggctgatgcaatagatagaaccaaatggaagacaagaagcagaaaggcggaccctgcaacaacgcgggacaaacgctaggaagaagaagaagaagaagaagaagaagaagacagGATAGTGCGGGAGACTGTACCTTTTTGCGATGTTCGGCTGACTTCCAccatttgaaggcatcaccctcacgaatctgggggtTCCACGTGGGTTATGGCTATACGGGGTGCAGtatgcgtgcacaaggttgacgcgctccaatccaacACATTGTACaaaatagcgccccgaaacgctcgagaccgcatcttctgggccgtttttgaggcaatcagaaagaaatggacggaatcaccttccccctataatctacgacctatAGGCATTACcaacctgaaacccgcaccacctcagattcgtggggtgatacgaTTAATTATGCAAGTTATATAGATCCATAGTACTGAGAACGTGTTCTCAAATGCCTCACTGCGTCCAGAGTAGCATGCAGCCATTGCAGGCagatagcaatcagactcCCATGAGTTGTCGCTCCACACAGCTGATTTCTGATAAATCATGTGTTTTATATCCAATGctgtaaaggataaaaactgaggcgtatcaatccgcttggatgCGCCGATGCGTCTAACTGTAACGTGGATTTTTtggttgaggtttacgaacgggTGTATGGCGTATTCGATGGGTGGTGTAACCAATGtgtcatgtcagtgtttttgtcctcccaaaGATGTCTATCACCAGTTTTTCGACCCCGCAGGGATCAAAGACTTGGCGGTTTCAAtgcatcgatcgatcgtgcagtcacaatCGGATCTCTTACCAACTTCGGACTTCGTTGCACCCACAACGTACAcatatatttaatattaatggATGTTTTAGTGCCtctaaattattatattatttgtcttgattaaaaaggaaagctattaaaaaaaggttttagCAGAATCTGTCTTTATGAACTCAGAACTTACAATAGTGCTGTACAAACTGGTAAAAATAGGAAGAGAACTGAGTACGAGTGAAGCATAAATCAGTAAAGAACACAAAGCTACAGCTACAACATAAGGGCTAGTTTTCTCCGATCCgcgcaaaaatgaaaattgtcaATAACCAACTGGCGCCGGTTAATTTTACAAAGGAAGCTAGAAATCACTATCCGTTTGTGACAAATTCATCATTTAGCGTTTATCATCTATTGTTTAGCATCACTTAGCATTCAAGAATCCACGACTACGACTCTATCCTTCCGTATGGAGGTAGTCCTGGGTTAATTCCAGTATTTTTAACGCATTGGATAGTTATATCATAGTACACACTATATTAATTTTGGCTCTAGAGGTTTCCTTAGAGAGGTGGGTACTTGAGGAGGGGGGAGCTATGGAGAGGGCagagcgaattttttttcgttttgtctTCTGTTGTTTAATTTATTGAAAGACACAATATTAATCAggttgtaaatttttttatcaGGAAGGGATTGGAGGAATGTTCAAGCTGGATAAATGGATTGAGTGAGAACCAGAGAAACAAACTGCTTCATCAGCCACCACAACTTCCCAGAAGATCATTACAGTAGGCGAATGCTGCGCAGAGAAAATGGGCGAAATTCAGCAAAGTACTGCAACACCTTTGCAGAGGTCCCAAAAGAGCCACGTGCAACGTGGCGGAAACAGGGATATAACTGCAAAAGTTGTAAAGGCTATTGAAATTCGTCTCTAGTTCCACGCTCGATGAATTTTCCGTGAAACATCACGAATTTCCCGCGTTAAGAACACATCCTGAGTAATGACGCTGTGCAAAATAGCTTCCGAGATTACTTCAATTAAAGTAGCATGGAGCTTCTTCTTATAAAAATAAGCAGTAGAGAGCTTCTTCGTGTTTCTTGTGTTACAAAAACTACTATTACTATATATTGTTAACGTATTAGCATTTTTAAAAGGGAAATTAGTGAAACGAAGCAGATTTGCCTATACAGCCCAAATTTCGTTCAGACATAGGACTGCTGACCtactcttcatctttttttttgagaatgttCGCAGAAATTCAGGATTCAGTAGATTTTTCAATAAACTAGTTGCTTCAAGCCGAGCCAGAAGCGTCGCAAGCGGATTTTACATCGATATTTCATCGGAGCCTTTCTAATTTGCAGCGAAATGTGAACCTACGTATGTAGGTATGaaagttctttcaaaaaagttgacGATGTTTGAGTAAGGGAAAACAGCGAGGACATTATAGTGCTGACACCTGTAATGTTTATGCTCCCATGAAAATGTTATTTCGTTCGTGTTAGTGCTTCTGTCGATCATTTCACTAATCGACAGTTTGAGGTATCATGATCTAAGATAACTACGTAGTTTACaatcattctttatttttattcttctaggAGAAACAAAAAGGGAGATGTCAAGAGAAGATGACGATAGCTCCACTAATATGTCCAAGCAAGTATCTGTTAGGAAAAATTTATTCGTGGTGAAGCGAATGGATTACAGAGAACCCTGTAAGGTCCTATGGTAAAAAAGAGTAAGTATTACTGAAGCTGAGGACTTTGAGAGGCGAACAATTGAGTTCCATGGTGCCAATGAAGCGAGTTTGACTTCGTTGCTATTTTGGTCCTCCAAAGTGTAATCATTGAGAATACTAAGGCCATATGACTCATCGATAGACAGCGTCCTGTGGGGACTTACCCAAGGTTTTGTGCAGAACTGGGATTTTCGCTTAACaactatgaaaagaaatgggTATTCTATCCACATTTTTGAATAAGTGCTTTTTAATACTCCctattcaaggaaaaaataatttcgatACCAATCACGCCGTCAACGCAAACATCATTATCATATCTGTTTGGGTTTATGTTAGCAAATTATGAGCGCGGTAAGAAGCGATCGACACAGAATATAAGGCGCTGAAAGTTTGATTCTGCATCAGCCTTGTTCACCACCAAGATTTCCTGGCTCTTAACAGCTTTCTTTACAGCtctcaatttttcctcttggaaatttttcacattgcAGAATGAAGGTTGCCCTTGCGATCCTGATTTTGGCCACAAACGTATTTTGTCATCGAGGAGGATGGAATGATTTTCTCAAACGACATGGACACGGCGGAAGAAACACTCCGCATGGCATGATGCCTCTTCCACCCTTCTTGCAAACTGCCAGACGGGAAGCTCAacgagaattttttgaaatcttagGCGACATGGAATTGACAATTGCTCAGCAGAAGGAAGAAGTTCAGAAATGGGCGGAAAAATATGGGTTTTCGGTAAGAGTCGTTGATTGCGCATAATCGATTGCTGCTATAAAATCTGGTATCCTCTTAGGAAAAGTTGCAagatttcaacgaaaaaatggagaagatGAACAGTGAAGCAAAAGAGAACGCCACAAACCTTATCGCTGAACTCCCAGCTGCAATGGAGAAAGGTTCTGCTCTTATGGCCAATAAGAATCAAACCATTCTTGAGCTACATTCTTCTGTAAAAACGCTCTACGCCGAAAACCCAAAAGTGAGTTTTTCTATGGAGACGAGACGCTGTCAACGTTTATACCTCACACATTTTGCAGCTATATCGGGTGCTGATGTTCATAATCGGGCAGTTCATGCCATCGCACGATCTACAAGGTGGAAAATGGGGACCGAAAAGAGCTTCAGGACATCACTCTCATGCAAATATGAACGGCTTCCATGAATTTCAACCGCACTTCGTGAATGAGAACGAAAGGAAGCCACACCAATGTTGGTCACTGCTAAGACCTCCACACAAGTGCTAGAATTTTTTATCCACCACTCTTTCAGGGAGTAAGGACGGCGGATTTCGACGCTCGGTAGCATTTATGCTATGAAGACATCAAATTCAGCTCATTGCTGGTGCAATAAAATTGCAAACGTTAtattttgcagattttgttCCTTCAGCCAATTGGTGTGAACTGAGTCCAAAGATGCGAGCAGAGAAGCAAATCTGACCTTTAAAGTTTAACCATAGAAGACAGGTTGAAAAGACTATCCGCTTGATTCACTAGTAACACACCTCGCTTTTAGCCGAGCTAGGGATAGAATTTGATCAAGCGCGGCTCTTACAAAGTAAACTATTCTgagaagcaaagaaatatCTTGAAAGTAGCAAAGAGAGTGAGTtggaatatttatttctcaagAACAATATGAAATGAACGTGATATTAAACGATCCCCGTAAACGGAAGTGGTATCAGAAAAGCAGAGTTTGAGGTTTTTGTTTACTATCTGCATCAGTTTCACGACCCGAGTTCTCCAAAGGATTCAAACAAACGTCTTCAAAGAAGATAGGTCATCATCACAATCACGTAAACCTTGGCCACTGTATATTGCCTTATAGGATTTGCAGAATCCATATCTTATAGGTTGATGGTTTTTGTGATTACCAGACGTTATGCTAGTGAGGGATGAGTGTCGGTGGAAAACGTGAACGAAGAAACGGATATTAGACATTTGAAAAGTAAGTATAATGTAGGAATTACAAATACCAACTGAGGTAAGTAAAAGGTGTTGGAACAGAGACGCCTTTTCGATATTCGAACATTCCTGTAACTGAACGGCTTCGTTTCggatttcctcttcttccccAAGAGACAACGAAGACTACCTTAAATCTGATAAATTGTGAAGTCAACTCGTATTCTCAAAACGCAATGTTTCCTGTCTGTCTGCTGTTTTATCtacaaaaatgaagatgatTGCATTTCTCGACTCCTATATTTTGAAGAggagttttattttaatttccaaGACTTCTGATGCAAATACATTTAATAGAATTTTCCAACTGTAGTTGTAGGTCGGAAACATCTCTTTGTTAGCAAAACATTCTGCGCAGATCCAGTCCTTTAAAATGCTTTGGCATGGGCGTAGTTATCCTTTTAAACATCACAATATATAGGACGGAAATTTCGCCAGAATCTCATTATGTGAAGAGGGTCGGCCGTACCGAACAAAACATCAATGAGAGCTTCTACTGATTTGAGTGGGTGAGGGTGAGTGATTTGAGTaaccaagtttttctttctttctttcttttccttactttCTGGCGTTATCGCTACCCCCTTCCTCCGGGTGTCCGGTCCTCACGGGTGTCGTCCTCGGATATACTTTTGTTCAACACGCCTGATCTACAGCTCGTACACAGTCTATCCATTCGCAACTGTTCCATAGATTGCGAGATCTGTcctctcgcctgaactgcctatcgacGCCGAACATACTGAGTACTTCCAAGT
This window of the Necator americanus strain Aroian chromosome III, whole genome shotgun sequence genome carries:
- a CDS encoding hypothetical protein (NECATOR_CHRIII.G9965.T1) is translated as MLLWLLIPIPQAAARPIVLVPVAFNSTNPFDSEHESRNSSFSGEADIKRNATKLIDPSILITLRENDWRDNHHDKKIIWSIESKHHPGHGKKSSKGKSERMSVRSQVTSFLILGSVVGFIIYTYLSHVITMRRIDRQLKAAQLRELVQRSAIIMASSAQQNQLNLQERRHSLINMFKGFKL
- a CDS encoding hypothetical protein (NECATOR_CHRIII.G9966.T1), whose translation is MAVKVDTGEVELRVVAAYAPQVGCSEEEKAYFWEDLEQPYRCSTPSARCGLENLPSKEETSKDRNTAHQMVESEESVIRLTAENTLGKTTLGKPKVQKATWFWNEQVQAATREKKSKYKLWWRARQPEDRGAHLAAKREAKKAVSKAKSDRYKAVYDMLDTREGERAVYRLVRVQHRSTLDMEHTKIVKGADGAVLRRPGQILERWREYYNHLCNKELCHPPIPTVPSVEGPVLPITVVEVNAALAKMKSNKATGPDDMLMSGSC
- a CDS encoding hypothetical protein (NECATOR_CHRIII.G9967.T1): MKVLERVLEARLRKIVSVSLNQCGFVKDCSTIDAIHAVRILLEKHREKNRSVHLAFFDLEKAFDRVPHELLWMSMRSHRVPEEYVRWTKLLYAKPTSVVRGAAGTNRAFSVQVGSSGFIPLTPAVHTVHGHDNEGNPEAASVDSTLSRQCHARVGVSR
- a CDS encoding hypothetical protein (NECATOR_CHRIII.G9968.T1); amino-acid sequence: MDCSTSKTEYMKCGPRIEDGSIRVDGTELNKVNCFKYLGSKVTSTGDIDQEGRARVNAAWMKWKMATGVLCDKKVPV
- a CDS encoding hypothetical protein (NECATOR_CHRIII.G9969.T1), which produces MKVALAILILATNVFCHRGGWNDFLKRHGHGGRNTPHGMMPLPPFLQTARREAQREFFEILGDMELTIAQQKEEVQKWAEKYGFSEKLQDFNEKMEKMNSEAKENATNLIAELPAAMEKGSALMANKNQTILELHSSVKTLYAENPKLYRVLMFIIGQFMPSHDLQGGKWGPKRASGHHSHANMNGFHEFQPHFVNENERKPHQWSKDGGFRRSVAFML